Sequence from the Paenibacillus riograndensis SBR5 genome:
GCAGCAATATGCTGGTGATGAACAATGCCATGCTGCTGCTGGCGGCAGAGCATTTCAGCGGGAACATAGCCTATGCTGATTGCGCGCTGGATCATCTGCATTATCTGATGGGCCGCAATGTGCTGGACATCAGCTATGTGACCGGGTTCGGCGACCGTCCGGTGATGCACCCGCATCACCGCCCCTCTGTAGGGGATGGTGTTGCCGACCCTGTGCCCGGCATGGTATCCGGCGGACCCGACCGCGGGCTGCATGATGAGTATGTTGCGCTGCATCTGCAAGGCAAGCCGGCCGCGCAGTGCTTTGCCGATCATGACCTCAGCTATTCCACGAATGAGGTCACGATCTATTGGAACTCTCCGGCCGTGTTTGTGACGGCCCGGTTTAATGTCTAAGGAAATGTCTGCTAAGGAGCGAATTTCAGTGAACCCTTACCAAGTGATCAGCCTGGACATGTTCCAGACCCTGGTGAACATTGAAGGCCGGAGGAACCACATCTGGAGGCCGATTCTGCAGCAGGATTTTAGCGAAGCGCGGGCTTTGGAGCTGGGTCAGGCCCTGTTAACGCATTATTTTGCACAGGCGGCAGCCATTCGGGATGCCGGGAGCTTTTGCACCAGTCAGGAAATATACCGCAGGGGCTTTGAGAAGGTGTTCCAGGAGCATCTGCTGAGCTTTGATTGCCATGAAGCTGTAGATATTCTCTTTGCCGAGCACCGGCTGTCCGGCCTCTATGCAGATACCGTGCCTTTCCTGCAGAAGATCTCTGAAGCGTATCAGATCTGCATTGTCAGCGACACGGATACCCTGATGCTGCCGGATTTCTATAAGGAGTATCCCATCAAGCTGTTTACTTCAGAAGATTACGGCTCCTACAAAAATGACGGACGGAACCGGATGTTCACTGAGGTTATCGCGTACTACGGCGTGCAGCCGGAGGAAATACTTCATATTGGAGACTCTGCCTCGGATGTGCTGGGAGCGGCAAGAGCGGGAATCCGCAGCTGCTGGATCAACCGGACCGGATCAAGCTGGAAGCATACTGTGCAGCCGGATTATACAGTAAGCAATCTGGAAGAGCTTTATCCCATTCTTGAGCCGGGTGCTCCTGCAGAGCCTGCTTGATCGTTACAGGATCAGCAGGCGCAATCGGCAGGGCAATTGCTGAGGTTCTGCTGCGTGAAGGCGCAGAGGTGCTGATTAACGGGCGTTCGGAAGACAAGGTTAACGCGGTGGTCCAGGATTGAAGCATAAGCATACCGGAGCCAGGGTGCTGCCGGCTGTGGCTGATCCCGGAAATGAACAGGGCTGTGATAGAATGGTGGAGCAGTTTCCCGAAGCACTGCGTGCAGATGGCGGATGGGTTCGCAGCGTGTTCTAAAGAGAAAATTTCATAGAGCCTTCATATGCCTGATCCGGGAACTCTGGATCAGGCGATTCAGCGATACAACTGGCATAACCGCTATCATCTTGCGCAGATCACCTCTTGGATTAACCGAAGCGGCTGATAATTCACAGTGAATTGAAAAGAGCAAGCGGATTCGGGATCTGTTCCCGCCGCTTGCTCTTTTTCTCTGTTTTGGGCTCCGGTAAATCTTTAGTCCCGGCTGGCCTGAACGATTTTATCGGCAATCTCCTTGGGCGCATAATGGGGAGCGGCCATATGATCCCCGGTGCCTTCAATGAAACGGTATACTCCTAAATGGCCGGATTGAACCGGATGCCAGCCATAGGACGGGAGCTCGGGCATCGCGATATCCTCGGTCAGATACAGATAGCTTTTTGGTGTTTTCAGGCTGTAGAACTTCTTAAGGTCCAGCTTCTGAAACAGAGGGCCTGCCGGTTCAGGTATCACCTTTTTATAGAGCAACTTTGCCTGCTCCAATGTAGCTGTATTGACGAAGGTGTCACGGAACAGGTCAAAGGGAAGCATGATGGTGTTGTTGCCCGAGGCCTTGCTGAGTCCCAGGAACAGCTCTGCTGCCGGAGGGGGAAATTGATCGGCTGCGCTCTGTCCGTCCAGCGGGGCGAAGGCATCAAAAAACACCAGCCGCTTCAACCGGTCGGGCACTTGTTCGGCTGTTTTTTGGATGACTGTGCCTCCGAAGCTGTGTGCAAGCAAAATAATATGATGGAGATCCTTCTGCTTAATAAAATCAACGACAGACTGTGTCTCCTGCTCGTGTGTAACATTTTTGTCCGGATCCGCTCCATGCCCGGCATACTCCGGCGTGTAGACGGTATGTCCCATTTTCCGCAGCTCAGCCGCAATGCCATCCCAAAAGCTTGCATCCACCCAGGCCCCGTGTACGAGGACAAAAGTTAATGCTCCGGAAGGTGCGGGTTTGCTTTTTAATGCTGATGCTTCGGCTGCGGCTCCACCAAAAGGCAGTGCCGTCAAAAGAACAAGAAATGCCATGAAAATGGCGAGCGTTGGCAAGGTTTTGTTTCTGATCCATTTCATTTTTCGGAAGCCTCCTGAAGGTGGGTTGGTCAAGTCATTACCTTGAGATTCTGCCCCAATGCATTCCAAAAAATGTGCTTGCCAGACAAAGGTTTTGGTAAAAAAAACTGCGGGTGGACTCTCTTCCCCAATCGTATATATAATCAAGTAGAAACGGCTTCGCAGGCCTCTAAAAGAGGCGGCTTCCGTTTCATCGAGAACTGCCGCCCATGAGCACAAGGAGGTTAAGGAATGCCCAGACTGGGAGGAGCAGGACAAAGACCACAGAAAAAACTCAGTCTTACCCTACTGCTGATCGGTCTGGTCACACTGGTGGTTCTGCTGACTTCGACGATCCTGCTCACCGCTTCATATCATTCAAAAAAAAAGTCGCTCATAGAAACGACCCTGAATTTGAATCTGGCCAATGCCGAACGCATGAGCCGGACAATGGATTCTCTATTCCGTTCCATGCGCAGCAGTATGGAATACAGCGCGGACAAGCTGTCCAAGCTCCATGAGCTGTCACCCGGGCAGGTGAATGATTACCTTGAATTGATGCGCAAGAGCAGCACTTATTTTAATTCAATTCTTCTGGTAGGGGCAGATGGAATCGTCCGCAATACCTCACCGGCAACGCTTGGAATGGAGGGCAAACCGGTTATGTCCCCCTGGGCGGTGGAAGCGCTTCGTCTTAAAAAACCATATCTCTCTGAGCCATACACCGCTCTTTCGACGGGGAGAATGATCGTTTTTATGAGTGAGCCGGTATATGACCCGGATAAACATTATCTCGGGCAGCTGGGCGGCACAATCTACCTGCAGGATAACAATATCCTAAATATGATCTTTGGCAACACGAATGATATTGACGCTTCCGGATCGTATTATTATATTGTCAGCTCCAGCGGGCATCTGCTGTTCCATCCCGACAAAGAACGGATTAACGAAGATGTCAGCAGCAGTGAAGTTGTCCAGGAATTGATGAAAGGCAACAGCGGGCAGAGAGAGGCGTTCAACATAAGAGGGGTCCGGATGCTGGCCGGCTATTCAAGTGTTCAGGCCAATGGATGGGGAATTGTAGCAGTATCCCCTGTGAGCTTCATTCAGGAGGAGCTGTGGAGCCAACTCCGTATTACTCTTGCTTATACGTTGATTCCCTTTGTGATTCTGCTGCTTCTTGCTGTTCTCCTGTCCCATCAATTAGCCCAGCCCTTTGTCATGCTTGCTGATCTGATGAGCAGAGTGGGCAAGGGAAAAGCAGAGCTGCCTGAACTGAAGCCGCACTGGAACCGGGAGGCGGACCTGTTGACCAAAGCGGTCACCATAGCCTGGAGTAATATCCAGAAGCATACAGACCAGCTCACCCAGGCAGCGATGACGGATCTTTTGACAGGCCTGGCCAACCGCAGATCCCTTGAGCTTACCATGAATCAGTGGATTGCCGCGCAGTTTTCGTTTTCTGTGATTGTGCTTGATGTCGATAAATTCAAATTTGTGAATGACACCTACGGCCACCTGGCAGGAGATGAGGTTCTGAAGCAGGTTGCAGATATATTGAAAATGAGCATACGTCCGGGGGATGTCTGCTGCCGTTATGGCGGAGAGGAATTCGTTGTGCTTCTTCCGCGAACCAAGGCTTCGGATGCTTATACCGTGGCGGAACGAATCCGCAAAACGCTGGAAACCTCTGTAGTTTCACAGACGGTAAAAGTGACCTCCTCCCAGGGAATCGCCCATTATCCGAGCCACGGCAGTTCTCTGGAGGAACTGCTGCAGCAGGCGGACCGTGCAATGTATAAGGCCAAAGGCCTGGGCAGGAACCGGACGGTTATAGCTGAGGAGTGAATTGAGGCATCTTCCGCTGAAGAAGGTGCCTTTTTGCAAATATAGTAATTTATATGCTTCGTGCTATATAGTATTCTTCTAAACGGGTACCGTCCTTATAAGGACGGTACCCGTTTCTGCTTGTG
This genomic interval carries:
- a CDS encoding SDR family NAD(P)-dependent oxidoreductase, translating into MIVTGSAGAIGRAIAEVLLREGAEVLINGRSEDKVNAVVQD
- a CDS encoding alpha/beta hydrolase, with translation MKWIRNKTLPTLAIFMAFLVLLTALPFGGAAAEASALKSKPAPSGALTFVLVHGAWVDASFWDGIAAELRKMGHTVYTPEYAGHGADPDKNVTHEQETQSVVDFIKQKDLHHIILLAHSFGGTVIQKTAEQVPDRLKRLVFFDAFAPLDGQSAADQFPPPAAELFLGLSKASGNNTIMLPFDLFRDTFVNTATLEQAKLLYKKVIPEPAGPLFQKLDLKKFYSLKTPKSYLYLTEDIAMPELPSYGWHPVQSGHLGVYRFIEGTGDHMAAPHYAPKEIADKIVQASRD
- a CDS encoding HAD family hydrolase, giving the protein MNPYQVISLDMFQTLVNIEGRRNHIWRPILQQDFSEARALELGQALLTHYFAQAAAIRDAGSFCTSQEIYRRGFEKVFQEHLLSFDCHEAVDILFAEHRLSGLYADTVPFLQKISEAYQICIVSDTDTLMLPDFYKEYPIKLFTSEDYGSYKNDGRNRMFTEVIAYYGVQPEEILHIGDSASDVLGAARAGIRSCWINRTGSSWKHTVQPDYTVSNLEELYPILEPGAPAEPA
- a CDS encoding sensor domain-containing diguanylate cyclase; protein product: MPRLGGAGQRPQKKLSLTLLLIGLVTLVVLLTSTILLTASYHSKKKSLIETTLNLNLANAERMSRTMDSLFRSMRSSMEYSADKLSKLHELSPGQVNDYLELMRKSSTYFNSILLVGADGIVRNTSPATLGMEGKPVMSPWAVEALRLKKPYLSEPYTALSTGRMIVFMSEPVYDPDKHYLGQLGGTIYLQDNNILNMIFGNTNDIDASGSYYYIVSSSGHLLFHPDKERINEDVSSSEVVQELMKGNSGQREAFNIRGVRMLAGYSSVQANGWGIVAVSPVSFIQEELWSQLRITLAYTLIPFVILLLLAVLLSHQLAQPFVMLADLMSRVGKGKAELPELKPHWNREADLLTKAVTIAWSNIQKHTDQLTQAAMTDLLTGLANRRSLELTMNQWIAAQFSFSVIVLDVDKFKFVNDTYGHLAGDEVLKQVADILKMSIRPGDVCCRYGGEEFVVLLPRTKASDAYTVAERIRKTLETSVVSQTVKVTSSQGIAHYPSHGSSLEELLQQADRAMYKAKGLGRNRTVIAEE